In Anaerolineales bacterium, a genomic segment contains:
- a CDS encoding stage 0 sporulation family protein, translating to MTDTPQTVQTETLSRIAAIRFQKVGKLYHFDCLAFPNLQQGDYVIVETMRGRQMGEVVEFYPPESDRFDYKPITRMATPADLLLRQQWEAKGLSTLIEIRELAHELGGYGTCKFLAVQYNYDGTIMTVMYSTDDQRVNINRLRSALASRYSAKIDVRQVGPRDVAKLIGGMGACGIPRCCSSFLTEFSPVSIKMAKAQGISLNPSEITGMCGRLRCCLVYEYEQYVEARKQLPKRNKRVGTAQGVGKVIDVHPLLDAVTVLVEDTRLLVKRDDLLPLDELEALEAKAKGGCSRHESGGCDCGAKHGGKDADEDEDENLPMILDDEDDPIADL from the coding sequence ATGACCGATACACCGCAGACTGTACAAACTGAGACACTTTCACGGATTGCCGCCATCCGTTTCCAAAAGGTGGGCAAACTCTATCATTTCGACTGCCTCGCCTTTCCCAACCTTCAGCAAGGGGATTATGTCATTGTAGAGACGATGCGCGGGCGGCAAATGGGGGAGGTGGTTGAGTTTTATCCCCCCGAATCTGATCGCTTTGACTACAAGCCGATCACGCGGATGGCGACGCCCGCCGATCTTTTGCTGCGCCAACAATGGGAGGCGAAAGGGTTATCGACGCTGATCGAAATCCGCGAACTGGCTCATGAACTAGGCGGCTACGGGACGTGCAAATTTCTTGCCGTGCAGTACAACTATGATGGCACAATCATGACGGTCATGTACAGCACAGACGACCAACGGGTGAACATCAACCGGCTGCGCAGCGCCCTTGCCAGCCGCTATTCGGCAAAGATCGATGTACGCCAAGTCGGTCCGCGTGATGTGGCAAAATTGATCGGGGGGATGGGCGCGTGCGGCATACCGCGCTGTTGTTCCTCGTTCCTCACGGAGTTCAGCCCCGTCTCAATCAAGATGGCAAAAGCGCAAGGTATTTCCTTGAATCCGTCGGAAATCACAGGGATGTGTGGGCGGCTGCGCTGCTGCCTTGTCTATGAATATGAACAGTATGTGGAGGCGCGTAAGCAGCTTCCCAAGCGAAACAAGCGGGTAGGCACAGCACAAGGTGTGGGGAAAGTCATTGACGTTCACCCCTTGTTGGACGCTGTAACCGTTTTGGTCGAAGATACGCGCCTCCTCGTCAAACGGGATGATCTTCTCCCACTGGACGAATTGGAGGCGTTGGAGGCAAAAGCAAAAGGCGGCTGTTCTCGCCATGAGAGCGGCGGCTGTGATTGCGGCGCGAAACATGGCGGCAAGGATGCCGATGAGGACGAAGATGAGAATCTTCCCATGATTTTGGATGATGAGGACGATCCGATTGCTGATTTGTAG
- a CDS encoding ATP-dependent Clp protease proteolytic subunit: MFIPTVVEDTGRYERAWDVYSLLLKERIVFLGSEINSIVANSIVAQLLYLEHEDPEREIRMYIQSPGGEIYAGMAILDTMRAIRAPVSTTAIGMTASFGTVLLAAGRKGLRYALPNATIHMHQPLSYGGGGGQASDIAIQAKEIIRLKESLLNFFVETTGQLRAKLEQDTDRDIYMTAQQALEYGLIDSVLNKPA; this comes from the coding sequence GTGTTTATCCCTACCGTCGTTGAAGATACCGGGCGCTATGAACGCGCTTGGGATGTTTATTCGCTGCTCCTCAAGGAACGCATTGTGTTCTTGGGATCAGAGATCAATTCCATCGTTGCCAATTCAATTGTTGCCCAACTACTTTACCTTGAACACGAAGACCCCGAACGCGAGATTCGGATGTACATTCAATCCCCCGGCGGCGAAATTTACGCGGGGATGGCAATCCTCGATACGATGCGTGCCATTCGCGCCCCCGTCTCCACCACCGCCATCGGCATGACAGCGAGCTTTGGGACGGTTCTTCTGGCGGCGGGGCGTAAGGGGCTGCGCTATGCCCTCCCCAATGCCACGATCCATATGCACCAGCCGCTCAGCTATGGCGGTGGTGGCGGGCAAGCCTCCGATATTGCCATTCAAGCCAAAGAGATTATCCGCTTGAAGGAGAGCTTGCTCAATTTCTTTGTGGAGACCACCGGGCAACTCCGCGCCAAGTTGGAGCAAGACACAGATCGCGACATCTACATGACGGCGCAGCAGGCGCTTGAATATGGCTTGATCGACAGCGTGCTGAACAAGCCCGCTTAA
- a CDS encoding phosphoribosylanthranilate isomerase has translation MTRIKLCGITNLADMTAAVHAGADYIGFITFHVSPRRVSYDTVKTLMELLRGLDVERVPQCIGVFVEPDPTEVERFVVECKLQGAQIHRASAEVYAEIQRRLHGVCYPVIQPRTVQEALDALPTNALPAPPWIPHLLMDTYHKELAGGTGQTGNMEIARALQERLPRFMLAGGLTPENVGEVVRTVRPWAVDVSSGIEAAPGKKDHTKMAAFVAAVHTADATL, from the coding sequence ATGACGCGGATTAAACTGTGTGGAATCACAAACCTTGCCGATATGACCGCCGCCGTTCACGCGGGCGCAGATTATATCGGGTTCATCACCTTCCATGTTAGCCCCCGTCGGGTGAGCTATGATACCGTCAAGACGCTGATGGAACTTTTGCGCGGGTTGGATGTGGAGCGCGTGCCGCAGTGTATCGGCGTTTTTGTAGAACCTGACCCCACCGAAGTAGAACGTTTTGTGGTGGAATGCAAACTGCAAGGGGCGCAAATCCACCGCGCCAGCGCGGAGGTCTATGCCGAGATTCAACGCCGCTTGCATGGCGTCTGTTATCCGGTGATTCAGCCTCGCACCGTTCAAGAGGCGCTCGATGCCCTCCCCACGAACGCCCTCCCCGCGCCGCCATGGATACCACACCTGCTGATGGATACCTATCACAAAGAGCTTGCTGGGGGGACGGGGCAAACAGGAAATATGGAGATTGCCCGCGCCTTACAAGAGCGTCTCCCCCGCTTTATGTTGGCGGGGGGGCTTACCCCTGAAAACGTAGGTGAGGTGGTGCGGACGGTGCGCCCCTGGGCGGTGGATGTTTCCAGCGGGATAGAAGCTGCGCCGGGCAAAAAAGATCACACGAAAATGGCAGCATTCGTGGCAGCAGTACACACTGCTGATGCAACACTCTAA
- the trpC gene encoding indole-3-glycerol phosphate synthase TrpC, whose translation MTLSRLPKTDTILDRIVARKMEEVAQLGEVSLDPAAPPLRDFAAALTRQTVALIAEIKHASPSKGVLIDPFDPVALGRGYAAHGAAAISVLTDQPFFQGSLDDLRAVRAAVTIPLLRKDFTIDRRQITEARNAGADAILLIAAILDDAHLADLYAYTKTLGMAALIEVHNEAEMERILPLNPPLIGINNRDLKTFHIDLAVTERLARLVSPEVILVAESGIFTVEHVRFVAECGARAILVGESLVKAGDLAGQVQVLAGVLR comes from the coding sequence ATGACACTCAGCAGACTCCCGAAAACAGATACGATTCTGGATCGCATCGTTGCCCGTAAAATGGAGGAAGTTGCTCAATTAGGGGAGGTCAGTCTTGACCCCGCGGCACCACCGCTGCGGGATTTTGCCGCTGCCCTAACGCGCCAAACTGTTGCCCTAATCGCAGAGATCAAACATGCCTCCCCAAGCAAAGGTGTGTTGATCGATCCCTTTGATCCAGTGGCGTTGGGGCGCGGCTATGCAGCACACGGCGCAGCGGCAATTTCCGTCCTCACCGATCAACCCTTTTTTCAGGGTAGTTTGGACGATCTCCGGGCGGTGCGGGCGGCGGTGACGATTCCCCTCTTGCGGAAAGATTTTACGATTGACCGCCGCCAAATCACCGAGGCGCGAAACGCTGGCGCAGATGCGATTCTGTTGATCGCTGCTATTCTCGATGATGCCCACCTTGCCGATCTCTACGCCTATACCAAAACGTTAGGTATGGCGGCGCTCATCGAAGTCCACAACGAAGCCGAGATGGAGCGCATCCTTCCCCTAAACCCACCTCTAATCGGGATCAACAACCGTGATCTGAAAACATTCCACATCGATCTTGCCGTTACCGAACGGCTGGCGCGGCTTGTTTCCCCAGAAGTGATCCTTGTTGCCGAGAGCGGCATTTTCACCGTTGAACACGTTCGTTTTGTGGCAGAATGTGGGGCGCGGGCGATCCTCGTGGGGGAAAGCCTGGTCAAAGCAGGTGACCTTGCTGGACAGGTGCAGGTATTAGCAGGTGTCCTCCGATGA
- the trpD gene encoding anthranilate phosphoribosyltransferase, which produces MDIQQAITKLARREHLTDAEAEGAMDMIMSGNATPAQIGGYLMALRLKGETVDEITGSARSMRRAANHPPLAIAEVGKLIDTCGTGGDGTGSFNISTTTAFVAAGAGLPVAKHGNRSVSSKSGSADVLMALGVNLNLTPEQVGACIDETGIGFLFAPAFHPAMKHAISPRRELGVRTIFNILGPLTNPAGARRQLMGVFDPALTEPLAKVLLSLGAEAAFVVHGAGGLDELTTGGINRISEVRNGEVSTYTLDPAELGFSLSAPDDLAGGDANSNAEITRGILNNTIHGAKRDVILLNTAAALVAGGVVANLSAGVKIAAESLDSGAALGKLEALIAFSQKVAMPQ; this is translated from the coding sequence ATGGATATTCAACAGGCAATCACTAAACTCGCCCGCCGCGAACATCTGACAGACGCGGAAGCCGAAGGCGCTATGGACATGATCATGAGTGGGAACGCCACCCCCGCCCAGATCGGCGGCTACCTCATGGCGCTGCGGCTGAAGGGCGAGACAGTGGATGAGATCACCGGCAGCGCTCGCTCGATGCGTCGGGCGGCGAATCACCCGCCGCTCGCCATTGCTGAGGTTGGCAAATTGATCGACACCTGCGGGACGGGCGGCGATGGAACAGGATCGTTCAATATCTCCACCACGACGGCGTTTGTGGCGGCGGGGGCGGGCTTGCCTGTCGCCAAACATGGCAACCGTTCAGTTAGCAGCAAAAGCGGCTCGGCAGATGTCCTTATGGCGCTTGGCGTCAACCTTAACCTGACGCCCGAACAGGTTGGCGCGTGCATTGATGAAACAGGCATTGGCTTTCTCTTTGCCCCTGCTTTTCATCCGGCGATGAAACACGCCATCAGCCCCCGCCGCGAACTCGGCGTGCGGACGATCTTCAACATCCTCGGACCGCTCACAAATCCGGCGGGCGCAAGGCGGCAGTTGATGGGTGTCTTTGATCCGGCGCTGACCGAACCGCTGGCAAAGGTGCTGCTCAGTTTGGGGGCGGAAGCCGCCTTTGTCGTCCATGGCGCAGGTGGGTTGGATGAACTGACAACGGGGGGCATCAACCGGATCAGCGAAGTCCGCAACGGTGAAGTCTCAACCTACACCCTCGACCCTGCCGAACTGGGCTTTTCCCTCTCCGCCCCGGATGATCTTGCCGGGGGCGACGCGAACAGCAATGCCGAGATCACGCGGGGGATTCTGAACAACACGATTCACGGCGCGAAGCGCGATGTGATTCTGCTGAATACGGCGGCGGCGCTTGTGGCAGGCGGCGTTGTGGCAAACCTTTCCGCCGGGGTGAAAATTGCCGCTGAAAGTCTCGATTCCGGTGCGGCATTAGGTAAACTAGAGGCATTAATCGCCTTCTCTCAAAAGGTAGCCATGCCGCAATGA
- a CDS encoding aminodeoxychorismate/anthranilate synthase component II, which translates to MIVLIDNYDSFTYNLAQAFGMLGADIRVYRNDALSVEDVEALAPSHIIISPGPGDPDDGGISLEVIRRLGTRIPTLGVCLGHQCIGQAFGGTVSRAPRLMHGKTSLIYHKSAPIFTGVPNPFEATRYHSLIVEEGDLPKELKVTAFTDQGEIMALQHTKYPILGVQFHPESILTSFGPRLMQNFLECRF; encoded by the coding sequence ATGATTGTGCTAATTGACAACTATGACAGCTTCACCTACAACCTTGCCCAAGCCTTTGGCATGTTGGGCGCAGATATTCGCGTCTATCGTAATGATGCCCTCAGCGTCGAAGATGTGGAGGCGCTTGCCCCCTCACATATTATCATCTCGCCCGGACCCGGCGACCCCGACGATGGCGGTATCTCCCTTGAGGTGATCCGCCGCTTGGGGACGCGCATCCCGACGCTCGGCGTGTGTTTGGGGCATCAGTGTATCGGGCAGGCGTTCGGAGGCACGGTCAGCCGCGCCCCTCGCCTCATGCACGGCAAGACCTCCCTGATCTACCACAAAAGCGCCCCCATTTTCACCGGTGTTCCCAATCCCTTTGAGGCGACGCGCTATCATAGTTTGATCGTGGAGGAAGGTGACCTTCCGAAGGAACTGAAAGTGACCGCCTTCACCGATCAAGGCGAGATCATGGCGCTCCAACACACAAAGTACCCGATCTTGGGCGTTCAGTTTCACCCAGAGAGCATCCTAACGTCTTTCGGTCCGCGCCTGATGCAAAATTTCTTGGAGTGCCGCTTCTAA
- a CDS encoding GNAT family N-acetyltransferase: MDYTIRRAENTPGDLALIAHHRRAMFIDIGHGAQPSLQRLDEPFLVWAKAKMAADRLLTWFAVASDGEVAAGVGIYILDMPPTVFDLTDERAYLLNVYTEPAHRRQGLARRLVDVAMDYCQTAGFRSMLLHASEFGRPLYETLGFVLTNEMRFQFRKD, translated from the coding sequence ATGGATTACACCATTCGTCGCGCCGAAAACACCCCCGGCGATCTCGCCCTGATCGCCCACCACCGCCGTGCCATGTTCATCGACATCGGGCATGGCGCTCAGCCGTCCCTTCAGCGCTTAGACGAGCCGTTTTTGGTCTGGGCGAAGGCAAAAATGGCGGCAGATCGTCTTTTGACATGGTTTGCCGTTGCCTCCGATGGGGAAGTAGCAGCAGGGGTGGGCATTTACATCCTCGATATGCCCCCCACCGTCTTTGATCTCACCGATGAGCGGGCGTACTTGTTAAATGTCTATACCGAACCCGCCCACCGCCGTCAGGGGTTGGCACGCCGCTTGGTGGATGTGGCAATGGACTACTGCCAAACAGCGGGCTTTCGTTCGATGCTTCTTCATGCCAGCGAGTTCGGACGCCCCCTCTACGAGACATTGGGCTTTGTCCTTACCAATGAAATGCGCTTTCAATTCCGAAAGGATTAA
- the trpE gene encoding anthranilate synthase component I: protein MTASPVAFRTTPQALYAPSFEDVAHHFSQGDLVPVYRRLPADLETPVSVYLKLAGNMDEPSFLLESVEGGEQVARYSFLGVNPALILSGREGELRELRGDKVTTRPLPAGDDPLTAIEATLRAYKPVALPDLPRFVGGAVGFLSYDFIRHVEKLPTTAKDELGLPDLMFMIVDTLVIFDHVKHQVIVLSNAHNEGDPRAAYDAAVSRIEAVVERLRTGTPTMPELAEPTNASLMSNFTQPEYEDAVRKAKEYIAAGDAFQIVPSQRLTRETSAHPFMIYRALRMMNPSPYMFFLNFPADDLRVIGASPEMVVRFDAESHLATIRPIAGTAPRAADHAQDVANAEAMLNDPKERAEHVMLVDLGRNDLGRVCDFGSVHVSQMMFIERYSHVMHIVSNVEGKLREGLNAFDLVRAAFPAGTLTGAPKIRAMEIIEELEGTRRGIYGGAVGYFSYGGGMDTCIAIRTVLMRGKRVILQAGGGVVADSDPEKEYHETIHKLRAIAVAIENAERGIL, encoded by the coding sequence ATGACGGCTTCTCCCGTTGCCTTTCGTACTACGCCCCAAGCGCTTTATGCGCCTTCCTTTGAGGATGTCGCCCACCATTTCAGCCAAGGCGATCTCGTCCCTGTCTATCGCCGCCTGCCCGCCGACCTTGAAACCCCCGTCTCCGTCTACCTAAAACTAGCCGGGAATATGGATGAACCATCGTTCCTTTTGGAAAGTGTCGAAGGCGGTGAGCAGGTCGCCCGCTATTCCTTCCTCGGTGTGAATCCCGCCCTTATTCTCAGCGGGCGAGAGGGTGAATTGCGTGAACTGCGCGGGGACAAGGTGACCACCCGCCCCCTCCCCGCCGGAGACGACCCGCTCACGGCAATCGAGGCGACGCTGCGTGCCTACAAACCCGTTGCTTTGCCCGATCTCCCGCGTTTTGTCGGTGGGGCGGTGGGCTTCCTCAGCTATGACTTCATCCGCCATGTGGAAAAACTACCCACAACGGCAAAGGATGAGCTAGGGCTGCCCGATCTCATGTTCATGATCGTGGATACGCTGGTCATTTTCGATCACGTGAAACACCAAGTGATCGTCCTCTCTAACGCCCACAACGAGGGTGACCCTCGCGCCGCCTATGATGCCGCCGTCAGCCGCATCGAGGCGGTGGTGGAGCGCCTTCGCACGGGGACGCCCACCATGCCCGAACTTGCCGAGCCAACAAACGCCTCGCTCATGTCCAATTTCACCCAACCAGAGTACGAAGATGCCGTGCGCAAGGCGAAGGAGTACATTGCGGCGGGCGATGCCTTCCAAATTGTCCCCTCCCAACGCCTGACGCGGGAGACGAGCGCCCATCCCTTCATGATCTACCGCGCCTTGCGGATGATGAACCCCTCGCCCTATATGTTCTTCCTCAATTTTCCCGCCGATGATCTGCGCGTGATCGGCGCATCGCCGGAGATGGTCGTTCGCTTTGATGCCGAAAGCCACCTTGCTACCATCCGCCCGATTGCCGGCACCGCCCCCCGTGCGGCTGACCACGCTCAAGACGTGGCAAATGCAGAAGCCATGCTCAACGATCCGAAAGAACGCGCCGAACATGTCATGTTGGTTGATTTGGGGCGGAATGATTTAGGGCGTGTCTGCGATTTCGGCTCGGTACATGTCTCCCAAATGATGTTCATTGAACGCTACAGCCATGTGATGCACATCGTCTCTAATGTAGAGGGCAAACTGCGCGAAGGACTAAACGCTTTTGACCTTGTGCGGGCAGCGTTCCCCGCCGGAACGCTCACCGGCGCTCCCAAAATTCGGGCAATGGAGATCATTGAGGAACTGGAAGGGACGCGACGGGGCATTTACGGCGGCGCAGTCGGCTATTTCAGCTATGGCGGCGGCATGGATACCTGTATCGCTATTCGCACCGTCCTGATGCGTGGCAAGCGCGTCATCCTTCAAGCGGGCGGCGGCGTGGTTGCCGATAGCGACCCCGAAAAGGAATACCACGAGACGATCCACAAACTGCGGGCAATTGCCGTCGCCATCGAAAACGCCGAACGCGGGATTCTCTAA
- a CDS encoding FtsQ-type POTRA domain-containing protein: MTTTTDQPSPPRKRGHVRLTTADDSPMRLAERRRLRRLQKALGSDSPPPAVTPRDMPFQIYISTRWLSAFLVVVMVAVLGIFLSRDVFYVNLIYVGGTRYLTPAEIFGRTKIDRRHIFAVDPDEVERILEEDATIADAEVQMSLPAIVEVIITEREPALVWEQAGKRVWVDVGGNVMEQREDLPALIRVIVEKPSSFAARGACPQMGMDLILAPGTCIDHPMVAGALQFKAMYPNVTELVFDPAKGLGYHHGGGWVLWFGDGTDIGLKMAVNDKIVKSLFEGQKKQLVEVNVVDPDAPYVTLAPGSR, from the coding sequence ATGACGACGACAACGGATCAGCCCTCCCCGCCGCGCAAGCGAGGGCATGTGCGCCTGACGACTGCTGACGACTCGCCTATGCGCCTCGCCGAACGTCGCCGTCTGCGTCGCCTTCAAAAGGCGTTGGGAAGTGACTCCCCGCCGCCTGCGGTCACCCCGCGTGACATGCCCTTCCAAATTTACATCAGCACCCGTTGGCTGAGCGCGTTTTTGGTGGTGGTGATGGTCGCCGTGCTGGGGATTTTTCTCAGCCGCGATGTGTTCTATGTCAACCTGATCTATGTCGGTGGGACACGCTACCTGACGCCAGCAGAAATTTTTGGGCGAACAAAAATTGATCGTCGGCATATCTTCGCCGTCGATCCTGATGAGGTGGAGCGCATCCTCGAAGAAGACGCAACCATTGCCGACGCCGAAGTGCAGATGAGCCTTCCCGCCATTGTCGAAGTGATCATCACCGAGCGCGAACCCGCCCTTGTATGGGAACAGGCGGGCAAACGGGTGTGGGTCGATGTGGGCGGAAACGTCATGGAACAACGCGAAGACCTACCCGCTTTGATCCGTGTCATTGTCGAAAAGCCGAGTTCGTTTGCGGCACGGGGGGCGTGTCCACAGATGGGGATGGATTTGATCCTTGCCCCTGGAACGTGCATTGACCATCCGATGGTTGCCGGAGCGCTTCAATTCAAAGCGATGTACCCCAATGTGACGGAATTGGTCTTTGATCCGGCAAAGGGTTTGGGCTATCATCACGGCGGTGGGTGGGTCTTATGGTTTGGCGATGGGACGGACATCGGCTTGAAAATGGCGGTTAATGATAAAATTGTAAAGAGCCTCTTTGAGGGGCAGAAGAAACAGTTGGTTGAGGTAAATGTTGTTGACCCCGATGCGCCTTATGTGACGCTGGCGCCGGGCAGCCGCTAA
- the ftsA gene encoding cell division protein FtsA: MSDNIVVGIDVGTTKVCTLVGEVRADAIHIIGVGIEPSRGMKKGVVNDVNTLTQAVSASIHKAERSSGYRIGSAFVSVAGAHIDSRNSRGVVGINGTRGVQLADLERAMESARAIALPHNREVLHIIPRSYSLDGQDGIRSPLGMHGFRLEVEAHIVTASSSSLQNVEKCINGAGVYVDRFILNPLASGEVVLTDTEREMGVMVVDIGGGTSDIAIFIEGTVWHTAVIPVGGWHLTNDIAQGLHLPYEIAEAHKIEHGHADPRQVDENEVFVVQPFGEEHMSRVQRVDLAHIVQPRVEELFQLVLREVKYSGYDGLLSAGVVLTGGTANLTGIKHIAADVLKLPVRIARPENITGMADQLRHPSYSTGVGLLRLGVIMNREDERRGKFSRANGGGRRRDGEFKPEDEGKKRGAAIGKFFNTMMKRLLPEDDNT, translated from the coding sequence ATGTCGGATAACATTGTCGTAGGAATTGATGTTGGCACGACGAAGGTTTGTACCCTTGTCGGGGAGGTGCGCGCTGATGCCATTCACATTATCGGCGTCGGAATCGAACCCTCGCGGGGGATGAAAAAAGGCGTCGTGAACGATGTGAACACACTGACTCAAGCCGTCTCCGCCTCCATCCACAAAGCCGAACGCAGCAGCGGCTACCGCATTGGCAGCGCCTTTGTTAGCGTCGCCGGAGCGCACATCGACTCCCGCAACAGTCGCGGTGTGGTGGGCATCAACGGGACGCGGGGCGTTCAGCTTGCCGATCTGGAACGGGCGATGGAATCCGCCCGCGCCATCGCCCTCCCCCATAACCGCGAAGTCCTCCACATTATCCCGCGCAGCTACAGCCTTGATGGGCAAGATGGCATTCGCAGCCCGTTGGGGATGCACGGCTTCCGCTTGGAGGTTGAGGCGCATATTGTGACCGCCTCATCAAGCAGCCTGCAAAATGTGGAAAAGTGCATCAACGGGGCGGGCGTTTATGTGGATCGCTTCATCCTCAACCCCTTAGCTTCTGGCGAGGTCGTGCTGACTGACACCGAGCGGGAAATGGGGGTGATGGTCGTTGATATTGGCGGCGGCACCTCCGATATTGCCATTTTCATCGAAGGGACGGTCTGGCATACGGCGGTGATCCCCGTCGGCGGCTGGCATCTGACGAATGACATTGCCCAGGGGCTGCACCTTCCCTATGAGATTGCCGAGGCACACAAGATTGAACACGGTCATGCCGACCCCCGTCAGGTAGACGAAAACGAAGTGTTTGTCGTCCAACCTTTTGGCGAGGAACACATGAGCCGCGTCCAGCGCGTTGACCTTGCCCATATCGTCCAACCGCGTGTGGAAGAACTCTTTCAACTCGTCCTGCGGGAGGTGAAGTATAGCGGCTACGATGGGCTGCTCTCAGCGGGGGTTGTCCTGACGGGCGGCACAGCAAACCTCACCGGCATCAAACATATTGCCGCCGACGTTCTGAAACTCCCCGTGCGCATTGCCCGCCCGGAAAATATCACGGGCATGGCAGATCAACTGCGCCATCCTTCGTACAGCACAGGCGTTGGGCTGCTCCGTTTGGGGGTGATTATGAACCGCGAAGACGAACGGCGGGGGAAGTTCTCACGGGCAAATGGGGGCGGACGCCGCCGCGACGGGGAGTTCAAACCTGAGGATGAAGGCAAGAAGCGCGGGGCGGCGATTGGGAAATTTTTCAATACCATGATGAAACGCCTTCTTCCTGAGGACGACAACACCTAA
- a CDS encoding prephenate dehydrogenase — translation MKALPDAEVCIVGTGLMGTSLAKALRGYVRRLVGSDLSAVNRAAAAPSFDALYTDLTPLANADLIVLAIPVRAILSLLGKLPTIPVKAGALILDIGGTKTDITAAMNRLPETVFAIGGHPMCGKETSGPGDADGGLFVGCPFVLCPTERTTSDALTVARALVEVIRARAILLDPTTHDRAIAAISHLPYLVSASLVGAVMELAEETPAAWELAASGFRDTSRLAVSDVKMKGDALLTNRTAVIAALNALRTEIDMLHALLTSSDDVALREKMESVRTARNTWAERAERTGKQP, via the coding sequence ATGAAGGCGCTGCCGGACGCCGAGGTATGCATTGTTGGCACGGGACTTATGGGGACATCGCTGGCGAAGGCACTGCGCGGGTATGTGCGGCGTCTGGTGGGAAGCGATCTAAGCGCCGTCAATCGTGCTGCGGCTGCCCCATCTTTTGACGCGCTCTACACCGATCTCACCCCGCTTGCCAACGCCGATCTGATCGTCCTTGCCATCCCCGTGCGGGCAATCCTCAGTCTCTTGGGGAAACTACCTACCATTCCCGTAAAAGCCGGTGCGCTCATCCTCGATATTGGCGGGACAAAAACGGACATCACAGCGGCGATGAACCGCCTCCCCGAAACGGTGTTTGCCATTGGGGGGCATCCGATGTGTGGGAAAGAAACGAGCGGTCCGGGTGATGCCGATGGGGGTTTGTTTGTCGGATGTCCCTTTGTGCTTTGTCCCACAGAGCGAACAACCTCCGACGCTCTGACTGTTGCGCGGGCGCTGGTGGAGGTCATTCGGGCGCGGGCGATCCTCCTAGACCCAACAACCCATGATCGTGCCATTGCCGCCATTAGCCATTTACCCTATTTAGTCAGCGCCTCCCTGGTGGGGGCGGTCATGGAACTTGCTGAGGAAACTCCGGCGGCGTGGGAGTTGGCGGCGTCTGGCTTTCGGGACACCTCGCGCTTGGCGGTCAGCGATGTGAAAATGAAGGGCGATGCGCTGCTCACGAACCGGACAGCGGTGATCGCAGCATTGAACGCACTGCGGACGGAGATTGATATGCTTCATGCCTTGCTGACGAGTAGCGACGATGTTGCACTACGCGAAAAAATGGAGAGTGTCCGTACAGCGCGGAACACATGGGCAGAACGGGCAGAACGAACTGGAAAACAGCCCTAG